A section of the Pseudomonas sp. Q1-7 genome encodes:
- the prmB gene encoding 50S ribosomal protein L3 N(5)-glutamine methyltransferase, with product MSESRLRTLRDHIRWAVSRFHAENLFFGHGTDNAWDEARQLVLGALHLPYEIADSYLDCRLEEDECAQLRELLRRRIEERVPVAYLLGEAWFCGMPFVVDERVLVPRSPIAELIQQHFAPWLPQDPARILDLCTGSGCIGIACAHAFPEAEVVLGDLSFDALEVANLNIERHGLDDRVYTVQGDGFDGLPGQRFDLILSNPPYVDAEDFSDMPAEYHHEPEMGLACGADGLDLVRRMLAEAADHLSEKGLLIVEVGNSQVHVEALYPEVDFLWLDFEHGGHGVFLLSARQCREHQALFRSRLNP from the coding sequence GTGTCCGAATCCCGCTTGCGTACCCTGCGTGACCACATCCGCTGGGCCGTCAGCCGTTTCCATGCTGAAAACCTGTTCTTCGGTCATGGCACCGACAACGCCTGGGATGAGGCCCGCCAACTGGTGCTCGGTGCCTTGCACCTGCCCTACGAAATTGCCGACAGCTACCTGGATTGCCGCCTGGAAGAGGACGAATGCGCCCAGCTGCGCGAGTTGTTGCGCCGGCGTATCGAGGAGCGCGTGCCAGTGGCCTACCTGCTGGGCGAGGCCTGGTTCTGCGGCATGCCCTTCGTGGTCGATGAACGGGTGCTGGTGCCGCGCTCACCCATCGCCGAACTGATCCAGCAGCACTTCGCCCCCTGGCTGCCGCAGGACCCGGCGCGAATCCTCGACCTCTGCACCGGTTCGGGCTGCATCGGTATTGCCTGCGCCCATGCGTTTCCGGAGGCGGAGGTGGTGCTCGGCGACCTCTCTTTCGATGCGCTCGAGGTGGCCAACCTGAACATCGAGCGCCATGGCCTGGACGATCGCGTCTACACCGTCCAGGGCGACGGCTTCGACGGCCTGCCGGGGCAGCGCTTCGACCTGATCCTGTCCAACCCGCCCTATGTGGACGCCGAAGACTTCTCCGACATGCCGGCCGAGTACCACCATGAGCCCGAAATGGGCCTGGCCTGCGGCGCCGATGGCCTGGACCTGGTGCGGCGGATGCTGGCCGAGGCGGCTGACCACCTGAGCGAGAAGGGCTTGCTGATCGTTGAAGTGGGTAACAGCCAGGTGCACGTCGAGGCGCTCTATCCGGAGGTGGATTTCCTCTGGCTGGATTTCGAGCACGGTGGCCATGGCGTGTTCCTGCTCAGCGCCAGGCAGTGCCGGGAGCATCAGGCGCTGTTTCGCTCGCGGCTGAACCCCTAG
- a CDS encoding carboxymuconolactone decarboxylase family protein has protein sequence MSQTRIQPLDAPYEAEIQAAFDCVMPPGVPPLKLFRCVGRNSRVLQRMMAGGLLDRGSIRLRERELLILRSTARCGAEYEWGVHVAAFNARAGFSPAQLADTCRLAVDAALWEDSELALLALADALHERADIDDDLWQRLRGHFSEEQLVECVMLAGLYHAVSFLAKGLRVELEANAPRFPA, from the coding sequence ATGAGCCAGACCCGCATCCAGCCTCTGGACGCCCCCTACGAAGCGGAAATCCAGGCGGCTTTCGACTGCGTCATGCCGCCCGGCGTGCCGCCGCTCAAGCTGTTTCGCTGCGTCGGCCGCAATTCCCGTGTATTGCAGCGGATGATGGCCGGCGGCCTGCTGGATCGCGGCAGCATCCGTCTGCGCGAACGGGAGCTACTGATCCTGCGCAGCACGGCCCGCTGCGGGGCTGAGTACGAATGGGGTGTGCATGTGGCGGCCTTCAATGCCCGCGCGGGTTTCAGCCCGGCGCAACTGGCCGATACCTGCCGTTTGGCGGTGGACGCGGCGCTATGGGAGGACTCGGAGCTGGCGCTGCTGGCTCTCGCCGATGCCCTGCATGAGCGAGCGGACATCGACGACGACCTGTGGCAGCGCCTGCGTGGGCATTTCAGCGAGGAACAGTTGGTGGAGTGTGTGATGCTGGCGGGGCTGTACCACGCCGTGTCCTTCCTGGCCAAGGGGCTGCGGGTGGAGCTGGAGGCGAATGCGCCGCGGTTCCCGGCCTGA
- a CDS encoding winged helix-turn-helix transcriptional regulator has protein sequence MTTPLPGQPVRGSSSGRPIMALLDLLGRRWSLRVLWELNQGPTTFRELQARCEGLSPSVLNTRLGELRQALLVENGDAGYRLTDDGAELVRRCLPLAEWAANWADRLPTPEK, from the coding sequence ATGACCACTCCACTCCCCGGCCAACCCGTCCGCGGCTCCAGCAGCGGACGCCCGATCATGGCGCTGCTCGACCTTCTCGGCCGACGCTGGAGCCTACGGGTGCTCTGGGAACTGAACCAGGGACCGACGACCTTCCGTGAGCTGCAGGCACGCTGCGAGGGGCTTTCCCCTTCGGTGCTCAACACCCGCCTGGGCGAACTGCGCCAGGCGCTGCTGGTGGAAAACGGCGACGCCGGCTACCGCCTGACGGACGACGGCGCGGAGTTGGTGCGACGCTGCCTGCCGCTGGCGGAGTGGGCGGCGAATTGGGCCGATCGCCTGCCCACACCCGAAAAATGA
- a CDS encoding alpha/beta hydrolase, with amino-acid sequence MLRLLLLFIPLLAGLAQAAPQSVLHRPIELDTGSGVLHGSLLLPKVEDAVPVALIIAGSGPTDRDGNNPMAGRNDSLKKLAEVLAQNGIASVRYDKRGIAASQEAGADERHLSIDLYARDAAAWGQRLKQDPRFSRLILIGHSEGALIASLAAEAAGADALVSIAGSARPIDQLLRDQLQSRLPPPLLTRSETILASLAEGRQVAEVPRELEVLFRPSVQPYLISLFRHDPAQAFGRLRIPALILQGSHDIQVSVADAEQLKAARPEARLDIIPGMNHMLRIVPMEMEQQLASYRDPHLPLARELGQRLLAFIQALPDSRNGERRR; translated from the coding sequence ATGCTGCGACTGTTGCTGCTGTTCATCCCCCTTCTCGCCGGCCTCGCCCAGGCCGCTCCACAAAGCGTCTTGCATCGCCCCATCGAACTGGACACCGGCAGCGGGGTGCTGCACGGCAGCCTGCTGCTGCCCAAGGTCGAAGACGCCGTTCCGGTGGCGCTGATCATCGCCGGTTCCGGCCCGACCGACCGGGACGGCAACAACCCGATGGCCGGGCGCAACGACAGCTTGAAGAAGCTGGCCGAGGTGCTGGCGCAGAACGGCATCGCCAGCGTGCGCTATGACAAGCGCGGCATTGCCGCCAGCCAGGAGGCCGGCGCCGACGAGCGCCACCTCAGCATCGACCTCTACGCCCGCGATGCAGCCGCCTGGGGCCAGCGCCTGAAGCAGGATCCGCGCTTCTCCCGCCTCATCCTCATCGGCCACAGCGAGGGCGCATTGATCGCCAGCCTGGCGGCCGAGGCCGCCGGAGCCGACGCACTGGTCAGCATCGCCGGCAGCGCCCGCCCCATCGACCAATTGCTGCGGGACCAGCTGCAAAGCCGTCTGCCGCCCCCCCTGCTGACGCGCAGCGAAACCATTCTCGCCAGCCTGGCCGAGGGCCGCCAGGTGGCCGAGGTGCCCCGTGAACTGGAGGTGCTGTTCCGCCCCAGCGTGCAGCCCTACCTGATTTCCCTGTTCCGCCACGACCCGGCCCAGGCCTTCGGCCGGCTGCGGATACCGGCGCTGATCCTCCAGGGCAGCCACGACATCCAGGTCAGCGTGGCCGACGCCGAGCAGCTCAAGGCCGCCCGCCCCGAGGCCCGGCTCGACATCATTCCGGGCATGAACCACATGCTGCGCATCGTGCCGATGGAGATGGAACAGCAACTGGCTTCCTACCGCGATCCGCACCTGCCGTTGGCCCGGGAACTGGGCCAACGCCTGCTGGCCTTCATCCAGGCGCTGCCGGACTCCAGAAATGGCGAACGCCGCCGATAA
- a CDS encoding MFS transporter, translating into MTGGANALPYWRLSSFYLFYFSLLGATAPFLGLYFAHLGFSSARIGELLAIPMLMRCVAPNLWGWLGDRSGRRLDIVRFGAFCTLVTFSLIFVSQRYAWLALIMALHAFFWHAVLPQFEVITLAHLREQAARYSQVRLWGSIGFILTVIGLGKLFELFSLDLYPWALVLIMAGIVLSSFWVPNATPQARPEAAGQGGFLVQLRQPGVLAFYLCVGLMQLSHGPYYSFQTIYLESLGYSRSLIGQLWALGVVAEVLLFLVMARILVRYSVRTVLLVSFLIAALRWLLIGNFADQLPVLLFAQLLHAATFGSFHAAAIHFVQRRFGPRQQGQGQALYAALAGTGGALGALYSGYSWSGFGPVWTYAIASLAAAAAAVIIATQLQEERA; encoded by the coding sequence GTGACCGGCGGCGCGAACGCGCTGCCCTATTGGCGGCTGTCCAGCTTCTACCTCTTCTATTTCTCCCTGCTGGGCGCCACGGCGCCCTTCCTTGGCCTCTACTTCGCGCACCTGGGCTTTTCCAGTGCGCGCATCGGCGAGCTGCTGGCCATCCCCATGCTGATGCGCTGCGTGGCGCCCAATCTCTGGGGCTGGCTGGGCGATCGCAGTGGCCGGCGCCTGGACATCGTGCGCTTCGGCGCCTTCTGCACCCTGGTGACCTTCTCGTTGATCTTCGTCAGCCAGCGCTATGCCTGGCTGGCCCTGATCATGGCCCTGCACGCCTTCTTCTGGCATGCCGTACTGCCGCAGTTCGAGGTGATCACCCTGGCCCACCTGCGGGAGCAGGCGGCGCGCTACAGCCAGGTGCGGCTCTGGGGTTCGATCGGCTTCATCCTCACGGTGATCGGCCTGGGCAAGCTGTTCGAGTTGTTCAGCCTGGACCTCTATCCCTGGGCGCTGGTGCTGATCATGGCCGGCATCGTCCTCAGCAGCTTCTGGGTACCCAACGCGACGCCCCAGGCGCGGCCGGAAGCGGCGGGGCAAGGTGGCTTCCTCGTCCAGTTGCGCCAGCCGGGCGTGCTCGCCTTCTATCTATGCGTGGGGCTGATGCAGCTGTCCCATGGGCCCTACTACAGCTTCCAGACCATCTACCTGGAATCCCTCGGCTATTCCCGCAGCCTGATCGGCCAGCTCTGGGCCCTGGGGGTGGTGGCCGAGGTGCTGTTGTTCCTGGTGATGGCGCGCATCCTGGTGCGCTACTCGGTACGGACGGTGCTGCTGGTCAGTTTCCTGATTGCCGCGCTGCGTTGGCTGTTGATCGGCAATTTCGCCGACCAGTTGCCCGTGCTGCTGTTCGCGCAACTGCTGCACGCCGCTACTTTCGGCAGCTTTCACGCGGCCGCCATCCATTTCGTGCAACGTCGGTTCGGACCGCGCCAGCAAGGCCAGGGCCAGGCGTTGTACGCCGCCCTGGCCGGTACTGGCGGCGCCCTCGGCGCACTCTACTCGGGCTACAGCTGGAGCGGCTTCGGGCCGGTCTGGACCTACGCCATCGCCAGTCTCGCGGCAGCCGCCGCAGCCGTTATCATTGCCACCCAATTGCAGGAGGAGCGGGCATGA
- the mtnC gene encoding acireductone synthase, with product MPIKAILTDIEGTTSAVSFVFDVLFPFAARHLPEFVLAHADQPEVARQLEAVRAESGEAGASVERVVEILLGWIAEDRKATPLKALQGMVWEQGYNAGQLKGHVYPDAVEALRRWKEEGYDLYVYSSGSIQAQKLIFGCSEAGDLTPLFSGYFDTTSGPKREAASYRRIADAIGLSGEQILFLSDVVEELDAAREAGLQTVGLAREGGLLAGHETVASFAVIDLARI from the coding sequence ATGCCTATCAAGGCCATCCTCACCGATATCGAAGGCACCACCAGCGCGGTGAGCTTCGTTTTCGACGTGCTTTTTCCCTTTGCCGCCCGCCACCTGCCGGAGTTCGTCCTGGCCCACGCCGACCAGCCGGAGGTGGCGCGGCAGCTCGAGGCCGTACGGGCGGAGAGCGGTGAAGCAGGGGCCAGCGTCGAGCGGGTGGTGGAGATTCTCCTCGGCTGGATCGCCGAAGACCGCAAGGCGACGCCGCTCAAGGCCCTGCAGGGCATGGTCTGGGAGCAGGGCTACAACGCCGGCCAGCTCAAGGGCCACGTCTATCCGGACGCGGTGGAGGCGCTGCGCCGCTGGAAGGAGGAGGGCTACGACCTCTATGTCTATTCCTCCGGTTCCATCCAGGCGCAGAAGCTGATCTTCGGCTGCTCCGAGGCCGGCGACCTGACGCCCTTGTTCTCCGGCTACTTCGATACCACCTCCGGGCCGAAGCGCGAGGCGGCGTCCTACCGGCGCATTGCCGATGCCATCGGCCTGTCGGGCGAGCAGATCCTTTTCCTGTCCGACGTGGTCGAGGAGCTGGATGCCGCCCGCGAGGCCGGCCTGCAGACGGTCGGCCTGGCCCGCGAAGGCGGACTGCTGGCGGGGCATGAGACGGTGGCCAGTTTTGCGGTGATCGATCTGGCGCGCATCTGA
- a CDS encoding Smr/MutS family protein has translation MQDDTQHIDESTLFAEQMRGVKRIQNDRADTGKPKTDVKQLANRRQNATAAQAGVKVDGLSDQFVIDVGAEDELYWARDGVQESQMRKLKQGQIGFEGSLDLHGMTVEKARETLWDFIAEATRFEVRCVRVTHGKAARLDGKRPLIKSHVNTWLRQHPQVLGFTSCQPRHGGTGAVYVMLRRTMLEGRDE, from the coding sequence ATGCAAGACGACACCCAGCACATTGACGAAAGCACCCTGTTCGCCGAACAGATGCGCGGCGTGAAGCGCATCCAGAACGATCGCGCGGACACCGGTAAGCCGAAGACCGACGTCAAACAGCTCGCCAATCGCCGGCAGAACGCCACGGCGGCCCAGGCCGGCGTCAAGGTGGACGGTCTCTCCGACCAGTTCGTCATCGATGTGGGCGCCGAAGACGAACTGTACTGGGCTCGCGACGGCGTACAGGAAAGCCAGATGCGCAAGCTCAAGCAGGGGCAGATCGGCTTCGAAGGCAGCCTCGACCTGCACGGCATGACCGTGGAAAAGGCCCGTGAAACCCTCTGGGACTTCATCGCCGAAGCCACCCGCTTCGAAGTGCGCTGCGTGCGTGTCACCCATGGCAAGGCGGCACGCCTGGACGGCAAGCGCCCGCTGATCAAGAGCCACGTCAACACCTGGCTGCGCCAGCATCCGCAGGTCCTGGGCTTTACCTCCTGCCAACCCAGACACGGCGGAACCGGCGCGGTATACGTGATGCTGCGCCGAACCATGCTCGAAGGCCGCGACGAGTGA
- the folE gene encoding GTP cyclohydrolase I FolE, with protein MSLEQHYTAILGQLGEDVSREGLLDTPKRAAKAMQYLCRGYQQTLEEVTNGALFSSDNSEMVLVKNIELYSLCEHHLLPFIGKAHVAYIPNGKVLGLSKVARIVDMFARRLQIQENLSREIAEAVQQVTGALGVAVVIEAQHMCMMMRGVEKQNSSMVTSVMLGEFRENAATRSEFLSLINN; from the coding sequence ATGTCCCTGGAACAGCATTACACCGCGATCCTCGGCCAGCTCGGCGAGGACGTCTCCCGCGAAGGCCTGCTCGACACCCCGAAGCGCGCTGCCAAGGCGATGCAGTACCTCTGCCGCGGCTACCAGCAGACGCTGGAAGAAGTCACCAATGGCGCCCTGTTCAGCTCCGACAACAGCGAAATGGTGCTGGTGAAGAACATCGAGCTGTATTCCCTCTGCGAACACCACCTGCTGCCGTTCATCGGCAAGGCTCACGTGGCCTACATCCCCAACGGCAAGGTGCTGGGCCTGTCCAAGGTGGCACGCATCGTCGACATGTTCGCCCGCCGCCTGCAGATCCAGGAAAACCTCAGCCGCGAGATCGCCGAAGCCGTGCAACAGGTCACCGGCGCCCTGGGCGTGGCCGTGGTCATCGAGGCCCAGCACATGTGCATGATGATGCGCGGCGTGGAGAAGCAGAACTCCTCCATGGTCACTTCGGTGATGCTCGGCGAGTTCCGCGAGAACGCCGCCACCCGCAGCGAATTCCTCAGCCTGATCAATAACTGA
- a CDS encoding ISL3 family transposase, with product MHPIDLAQFWPGYEVVACRPSADNTLLIELKPRADAIPECGRCGQACPLIHECRLRRVRDRDLLDQRVLLQVPVRRVDCLRCGRVTERIAWLEPASRLTRRLQAWLEALLQLLPISHVSRLTGLHWHTLKQLDKRRLEAAVGAFDPGEVRRLVMDEFALHKGHRYATVIMDAERTRVLWVGHGNSREAIRPFFELLGERCQQIEAVAMDMNTAFDLEVQRHCPQAEVVYDLFHVVARYGREVIDRIRVDQANLLRQDKPARKVVKQSRWLLLRNRESLKDGQAVQLQELLDANQPLATVYVLKDALKEVWYAPTVREGWRRWRSWLRHARDSGLAPLQRFARNLRKYARGILASARFPLHTSVLEGVNNRIKVIKRMAYGFRDSHYFFLKIKAAFPGKAR from the coding sequence GTGCATCCTATTGATCTTGCCCAGTTCTGGCCAGGCTACGAAGTCGTCGCCTGTCGCCCCTCTGCCGACAACACCCTGCTGATCGAACTCAAGCCTCGAGCCGACGCCATCCCCGAATGTGGGCGCTGCGGCCAAGCTTGTCCGCTGATCCATGAGTGCCGACTGCGTCGGGTACGCGATCGCGACTTGCTCGACCAGCGCGTTCTGCTCCAGGTGCCGGTGCGCCGCGTTGACTGCCTGCGCTGTGGGCGGGTGACCGAGCGGATCGCCTGGCTGGAGCCGGCGTCACGCCTGACGCGGCGCTTGCAGGCCTGGCTCGAGGCTTTGCTGCAACTGCTGCCGATCAGCCACGTCAGCCGCCTCACCGGCTTGCACTGGCACACGCTCAAGCAGCTCGATAAACGTCGCCTGGAAGCCGCCGTCGGCGCGTTCGATCCGGGCGAGGTGCGCCGGTTGGTGATGGACGAGTTCGCCCTGCACAAGGGCCATCGCTACGCCACGGTGATCATGGATGCCGAGCGGACACGGGTGCTGTGGGTGGGGCATGGCAACAGCCGTGAGGCGATTCGTCCGTTCTTCGAGCTGCTCGGCGAGCGCTGCCAACAGATCGAGGCGGTGGCGATGGACATGAACACCGCGTTCGACCTGGAGGTGCAGCGGCATTGCCCGCAGGCCGAAGTGGTGTACGACCTCTTCCATGTGGTGGCGCGCTACGGCCGCGAGGTGATCGACCGCATCCGGGTCGACCAGGCCAACCTGCTGCGCCAGGACAAACCGGCGCGCAAGGTGGTCAAGCAGAGCCGCTGGCTGTTGCTGCGCAACCGCGAGAGTCTGAAGGACGGGCAAGCCGTGCAGTTGCAGGAGCTACTCGACGCCAACCAGCCGCTGGCCACGGTCTACGTGCTCAAGGATGCCCTGAAGGAAGTCTGGTACGCCCCCACTGTGCGAGAGGGCTGGCGGCGCTGGCGAAGTTGGCTACGGCATGCTCGGGACAGCGGTCTGGCGCCGCTCCAACGCTTTGCCCGGAATCTGCGCAAATACGCCCGGGGCATCCTCGCCAGCGCCCGCTTCCCCCTGCACACCAGCGTCCTGGAAGGCGTGAACAACCGCATCAAGGTGATCAAACGGATGGCCTACGGCTTCCGGGACTCCCACTACTTCTTCCTGAAAATCAAGGCCGCCTTCCCCGGGAAAGCGCGATGA
- a CDS encoding methylthioribulose 1-phosphate dehydratase, producing MNRQQLAQEIIDAGRFLYGRGWSPATSSNYSVRLSASEALLTVSGKHKGQLEQDDVLATDLDGNSLEPGKKPSAETLLHTQLYRWKPEIGAVLHTHSVNATVLSRLTLADSLVFADYELQKAFSGISTHESQVLVPIFDNDQDIARLAAKVQPWLDQHPDCVGYLIRGHGLYTWGPRMSDALRQIEAFEFLFECELKTLSITQR from the coding sequence ATGAATCGCCAACAACTCGCCCAGGAAATCATCGACGCCGGCCGTTTCCTGTACGGCCGCGGCTGGTCGCCGGCCACCAGCAGCAATTACTCGGTGCGGTTGTCCGCCAGCGAAGCGCTGCTCACCGTGTCCGGCAAGCACAAGGGGCAGCTGGAGCAGGACGACGTCCTGGCCACCGACCTCGACGGCAACAGCCTGGAACCGGGCAAGAAGCCCTCGGCCGAGACCCTGCTGCATACCCAGTTATACCGCTGGAAGCCGGAAATCGGCGCGGTGCTGCACACCCACTCGGTGAACGCCACCGTGCTTTCGCGCCTGACGCTGGCCGATTCCCTGGTGTTCGCCGACTACGAGCTGCAGAAAGCCTTCAGCGGTATCTCCACCCATGAGTCCCAGGTGCTGGTACCGATCTTCGACAACGATCAGGACATCGCCCGTCTGGCCGCCAAGGTGCAGCCCTGGCTGGACCAGCATCCCGATTGCGTGGGTTACCTGATCCGCGGCCATGGCCTCTATACTTGGGGGCCGCGCATGAGCGACGCCCTGCGCCAGATCGAAGCCTTCGAATTCCTCTTCGAGTGCGAGCTGAAGACGCTCTCGATCACCCAGCGTTGA
- the aroC gene encoding chorismate synthase, giving the protein MSGNTYGKLFTVTTAGESHGPALVAIVDGCPPGLELSLEDLQRDLDRRKPGTSRHTTQRQEADEVEILSGVFEGKTTGCAIGLLIRNTDQKSKDYSAIKDLFRPAHADYTYHHKYGIRDYRGGGRSSARETAMRVAAGAIAKKFLATQGITVRGYMSQLGPIEIPFKTWDSVEQNAFFSPDPDKVPELEAYMDQLRRDQDSVGAKITVVADGVPPGLGEPIFDRLDAELAHALMSINAVKGVEIGAGFECVAQRGTEHRDELTPEGFLSNNAGGILGGISSGQPIIANLALKPTSSITTPGRSIDVNGNPVDVVTKGRHDPCVGIRATPIAEAMMAIVLMDHLLRHRAQNADVRVDTPVLGQL; this is encoded by the coding sequence ATGTCCGGCAACACCTACGGCAAGCTGTTCACCGTCACCACCGCTGGCGAAAGCCATGGTCCGGCGCTGGTCGCCATAGTCGACGGCTGCCCGCCGGGGCTGGAATTGTCCCTCGAAGACCTGCAGCGTGACCTCGACCGCCGCAAGCCGGGTACCAGCCGCCACACCACCCAGCGCCAGGAAGCGGACGAAGTGGAAATCCTCTCCGGCGTGTTCGAAGGCAAGACCACCGGTTGCGCCATTGGTCTGCTGATCCGCAACACCGACCAGAAGTCCAAGGACTACTCGGCGATCAAGGACCTGTTCCGCCCGGCCCACGCCGACTACACCTACCACCACAAGTACGGCATCCGCGACTACCGTGGCGGTGGCCGCTCCTCGGCGCGGGAAACCGCCATGCGTGTGGCGGCCGGTGCCATCGCCAAGAAGTTCCTGGCCACCCAGGGCATCACCGTGCGCGGCTACATGAGCCAGCTCGGCCCCATTGAGATTCCGTTCAAGACCTGGGATTCGGTGGAGCAGAACGCCTTCTTCAGCCCCGACCCGGACAAGGTGCCGGAGCTGGAGGCCTACATGGACCAGCTGCGCCGTGACCAGGACTCGGTGGGCGCGAAGATCACCGTGGTCGCCGACGGCGTGCCGCCGGGGCTGGGCGAGCCGATCTTCGACCGTCTGGACGCCGAACTGGCCCATGCGCTGATGAGCATCAACGCCGTGAAGGGCGTGGAGATCGGCGCCGGTTTCGAGTGCGTGGCCCAGCGCGGGACCGAACATCGCGATGAGCTGACCCCGGAAGGCTTCCTCAGCAACAATGCCGGCGGCATCCTCGGCGGTATTTCGTCGGGCCAGCCGATCATCGCCAACCTTGCGCTCAAGCCGACTTCCAGCATCACCACCCCCGGTCGCTCCATCGATGTGAACGGCAACCCGGTGGATGTCGTCACCAAGGGCCGCCACGATCCCTGCGTCGGCATCCGCGCCACGCCGATCGCCGAAGCCATGATGGCCATCGTGTTGATGGATCACCTGCTGCGCCACCGCGCGCAGAATGCCGACGTGCGAGTGGACACCCCGGTGCTCGGCCAGCTGTGA
- a CDS encoding 1,2-dihydroxy-3-keto-5-methylthiopentene dioxygenase, with protein sequence MSSLTVYHESSPDLPNKVLTHPDDIASTLATVGVRFERWEASAAIAPGASQDEVIAAYRPQIDRLMQEQGYVTVDVVSLNSNHPQKAELRAKFLDEHRHGEDEVRFFVAGRGLFTLHIDDYVYAVLCEKNDLISVPAGTRHWFDMGEHPHFVAIRLFNNPEGWVANFTGDEIAKRFPQLED encoded by the coding sequence ATGAGCAGCCTGACCGTCTACCACGAATCCAGCCCGGATCTGCCGAACAAGGTCCTCACCCATCCGGACGATATCGCCTCCACCCTCGCCACCGTCGGCGTGCGCTTCGAGCGCTGGGAGGCTTCGGCTGCCATCGCGCCGGGCGCGAGCCAGGACGAGGTGATTGCCGCCTACCGGCCGCAGATCGACCGGCTGATGCAGGAGCAGGGCTACGTTACCGTCGACGTGGTCAGCCTGAACAGTAATCACCCGCAGAAGGCCGAACTGCGCGCCAAGTTCCTCGACGAGCACCGCCATGGCGAGGATGAAGTGCGTTTCTTCGTCGCCGGACGCGGCCTGTTCACCTTGCATATCGACGATTACGTGTATGCCGTGCTCTGCGAGAAGAACGACCTGATCTCGGTGCCGGCCGGCACCCGCCACTGGTTCGATATGGGCGAACACCCGCACTTCGTTGCCATTCGTCTGTTCAACAACCCGGAAGGCTGGGTCGCCAACTTCACCGGCGACGAAATCGCCAAGCGCTTCCCGCAACTGGAAGACTGA
- a CDS encoding histidine phosphatase family protein translates to MTRLVVLMLFALLAMPAVADQKSAWQALREGKAFLLLRHTTAPGTGDPEGFRLGDCSTQRNLSEQGRQEAKRWGRLLVGREVEQPRLYSSNWCRAQDTALEMGLGAVETLPALDSFFSDPDSQAAQTLELRKAIDKVPKDRPVVMVSHQVNIKALTGFAPKSGEGMIIELPLADPPKVLARIRQP, encoded by the coding sequence ATGACCCGGCTTGTCGTCCTGATGCTGTTCGCGCTGCTGGCCATGCCGGCGGTGGCGGACCAGAAATCCGCCTGGCAAGCCCTGCGCGAAGGCAAGGCCTTCCTCCTGCTGCGGCACACCACGGCCCCTGGTACCGGTGATCCGGAGGGTTTCCGCCTGGGTGACTGCAGCACCCAGCGCAATCTCAGCGAGCAGGGGCGCCAGGAAGCGAAGCGCTGGGGCAGGCTGCTGGTGGGGCGCGAGGTGGAGCAGCCGCGCCTCTACAGCAGCAACTGGTGCCGCGCCCAGGACACCGCCCTGGAAATGGGGCTGGGGGCGGTGGAAACGCTCCCCGCGCTGGACTCCTTTTTCAGCGATCCCGACAGCCAGGCAGCGCAGACGTTGGAGCTGCGCAAGGCCATCGACAAGGTGCCCAAGGACCGGCCGGTGGTCATGGTCAGCCACCAGGTGAACATCAAGGCGTTGACCGGGTTTGCGCCGAAGAGCGGCGAAGGGATGATCATCGAACTGCCCCTGGCGGACCCGCCCAAGGTGCTGGCGCGAATTCGCCAGCCCTGA
- a CDS encoding cysteine hydrolase family protein, with the protein MSAPKSMFQLSGRGHPPASLNNATLVIIDAQEEYRSGVLALPGLDEALGEIASLLAAARSMGTAIVHVKHLGVPGGIFDPRGERGEHLAEVAPLPGEIVVEKRLPNAFAGTDLHDRLQAIGHLDLIVCGFMTHSSISTTVRAAKDYGYRCTLVSAACATRDLPTVDGGVISAEEMHRVEVIALADNFASVVPQAKALF; encoded by the coding sequence ATGTCCGCCCCGAAATCCATGTTCCAACTCAGTGGCCGCGGCCATCCGCCGGCCAGCCTGAACAATGCCACCCTGGTGATCATCGATGCCCAGGAAGAATACCGCAGCGGCGTCCTCGCCCTGCCCGGCCTCGACGAGGCCCTCGGCGAGATCGCCAGCCTCCTCGCCGCCGCCCGCAGCATGGGCACTGCCATCGTCCACGTGAAACACCTCGGCGTTCCCGGCGGCATCTTCGATCCCCGTGGCGAACGCGGCGAGCACCTGGCCGAAGTCGCTCCCCTGCCCGGCGAGATCGTCGTCGAGAAACGCCTGCCCAATGCCTTCGCCGGCACCGACCTGCACGACCGCCTGCAGGCCATCGGTCATCTGGACCTGATCGTCTGCGGCTTCATGACCCACTCCAGCATCAGCACCACCGTCCGCGCCGCGAAGGACTATGGTTATCGCTGCACGCTGGTGAGCGCCGCCTGCGCGACCCGCGACCTGCCGACCGTCGATGGCGGCGTCATCAGCGCGGAGGAGATGCACCGGGTCGAGGTGATCGCCCTCGCCGACAACTTCGCCAGCGTAGTGCCGCAGGCCAAGGCGCTTTTCTGA